Proteins found in one Quercus robur chromosome 2, dhQueRobu3.1, whole genome shotgun sequence genomic segment:
- the LOC126715979 gene encoding UPF0481 protein At3g47200-like — MLLKDMERAVQDIVEETIIDGLSSPSSQEGTIIEGLSIASSQEGSESITEASVQDSEGETPTNAVAKEPLKCLIFKVPAHVREVDERAYNPKVVSIGPFHHDEPGLRFMEAQKLRFYNRLLQKIRGLTGEQSLENAMKELEGKTRECYLEDFENINSHDFVKMMTLDGCFIVELLQSYQGKDMEEPIFETRWMLPTIAHDLLMLENQLPMFVLQKIFELTIIEREATLNMLALQFFEPLRPGKDKLKTDILETKG; from the exons ATGCTGTTAAAAGATATGGAACGAGCGGTACAGGATATTGTTGAAGAAACCATTATTGATGGGCTGTCAAGTCCATCCAGTCAAGAAGGAACCATTATTGAAGGGCTGTCAATTGCATCCAGTCAAGAAGGAAGTGAAAGTATAACTGAAGCAAGTGTGCAAGATAGCGAAGGAGAAACTCCTACTAATGCAGTGGCCAAAGAGCCTCTTAAATGTTTAATATTCAAGGTTCCTGCACATGTTCGTGAAGTTGACGAAAGAGCTTACAACCCCAAGGTTGTTTCCATTGGTCCATTTCATCATGATGAACCAGGGTTGAGATTCATGGAAGCTCAAAAGTTGCGGTTTTACAATCGCCTCTTACAGAAAATAAGAGGGCTTACTGGTGAACAAAGTCTTGAAAATGCCATGAAAGAATTGGAGGGAAAAACCAGAGAATGCTATTTGGAGGATTTTGAGAATATAAATAGTCATGATTTTGTCAAGATGATGACCCTCGACGGCTGCTTCATTGTAGAGCTCTTGCAGAGTTACCAG GGAAAAGATATGGAGGAGCCCATTTTTGAAACGCGTTGGATGTTGCCAACAATTGCTCATGATTTGCTTATGCTTGAGAACCAGCTTCCTATGTTCGTGCTGCAGAAAATATTTGAGCTTACTATCATCGAGCGAGAAGCTACTCTGAACATGCTTGCTCTCCAATTTTTTGAACCGTTGAGACCTGGGAAGGACAAATTGAAAACAGATATACTTGAAACAAAAG GATGA